The Agromyces hippuratus genome has a window encoding:
- the rplC gene encoding 50S ribosomal protein L3, giving the protein MSSATKNVKGLLGTKLGMTQVWDENNKLVPVTVIEIAPNVVTQLRTVANDGYEAVQIAAGAIDPRKVNQPATGHFAAAGVTPRRHLTEVRTADAASYSLGQELPVEGAFEAGQLVDVVGTSKGKGFAGVMKRHNFKGVSASHGSHRNHRKPGSIGASSTPSRVFKGMRMAGRMGGERVTVLNLRVHAVDAEKGLLLVKGAVPGARGRLVFVRNAVKGA; this is encoded by the coding sequence ATGTCTTCCGCTACCAAGAACGTGAAGGGTCTGCTCGGCACCAAGCTCGGCATGACCCAGGTGTGGGACGAGAACAACAAGCTCGTGCCCGTGACCGTCATCGAGATCGCCCCCAACGTGGTCACCCAGCTCCGCACCGTCGCGAACGACGGCTACGAGGCTGTGCAGATCGCTGCAGGCGCCATCGACCCGCGCAAGGTCAACCAGCCCGCGACCGGCCACTTCGCCGCCGCAGGCGTGACCCCCCGTCGCCACCTGACCGAGGTCCGCACCGCGGACGCCGCGTCGTACTCCCTCGGCCAGGAGCTCCCCGTCGAGGGTGCCTTCGAGGCCGGCCAGCTCGTCGACGTCGTCGGCACGAGCAAGGGCAAGGGCTTCGCCGGTGTCATGAAGCGCCACAACTTCAAGGGTGTGTCCGCTTCGCACGGTTCGCACCGCAACCACCGCAAGCCCGGTTCCATCGGTGCCTCGTCGACGCCCAGCCGCGTCTTCAAGGGCATGCGCATGGCCGGCCGCATGGGTGGCGAGCGCGTGACCGTGCTCAACCTCCGCGTGCACGCCGTCGACGCCGAGAAGGGCCTGCTGCTCGTCAAGGGCGCGGTTCCCGGTGCTCGCGGCCGTCTCGTTTTCGTCCGCAACGCAGTGAAGGGGGCGTAG
- a CDS encoding spermidine/putrescine ABC transporter substrate-binding protein: MQGSIEARVSHEVDRWLAWLPRWRPGTHRARVRLCTRCFGSPILAAAGLDVDVPHPVQHAFSMRMKGVIDLAVDDYTARNLPMLHREIRLAEERKARRPYRAGEGLEPEFLGLDVDPEPVPDQPFLFTLSGLEADAAAEAAEPAPRPFTPQEKEALREEVRLADDFAKQLGRRICVELAQHRYRIGNAVERLVEPQIEDLLADLDRELDSPGWPS; this comes from the coding sequence ATGCAGGGTTCGATCGAGGCGCGCGTGAGTCACGAGGTCGACCGGTGGCTGGCATGGCTGCCCCGGTGGCGACCCGGGACGCATCGCGCCCGCGTGCGACTCTGCACCCGGTGCTTCGGCTCGCCGATCCTCGCTGCCGCCGGCCTCGACGTCGACGTGCCGCATCCGGTGCAGCACGCGTTCTCGATGCGCATGAAGGGGGTCATCGACCTCGCGGTCGACGACTACACCGCACGCAACCTGCCGATGCTGCACCGCGAGATCCGGCTCGCAGAGGAACGCAAGGCGCGCCGTCCGTACCGTGCCGGTGAGGGCCTCGAGCCCGAGTTCCTGGGCCTCGACGTCGACCCCGAGCCCGTTCCCGACCAGCCGTTCCTCTTCACGCTGTCAGGACTCGAAGCGGATGCCGCGGCCGAAGCCGCCGAACCGGCACCGCGCCCGTTCACGCCCCAGGAGAAGGAGGCGCTCCGCGAGGAGGTTCGCCTCGCCGACGACTTCGCCAAGCAGCTCGGCCGCCGCATCTGCGTCGAGCTCGCCCAGCACCGCTACCGCATCGGCAACGCGGTCGAGCGCCTCGTCGAGCCGCAGATCGAAGACCTGCTCGCCGATCTCGACCGCGAACTCGACTCGCCCGGATGGCCGAGCTGA
- a CDS encoding OsmC family protein gives MTEHAHQVSDRIGPGSVSVSRTGERTFEGMNERGSTVRIGPAEAEGHFTPGELLKLALAGCAGMSADRVVARRLGDDFAMTVWAHGTSDHENRYSHVDEELLLDLSALDEPERSKLIDLMVKAIDRSCTVARSVHGSIELETTIDGTPV, from the coding sequence ATGACCGAGCACGCGCATCAGGTGAGCGACCGGATCGGACCGGGCAGCGTCTCGGTCAGTCGCACCGGCGAACGCACGTTCGAGGGCATGAACGAGCGCGGGTCGACGGTGCGCATCGGTCCGGCGGAGGCCGAGGGGCACTTCACTCCCGGCGAACTGCTCAAGCTCGCCCTCGCGGGCTGCGCCGGCATGAGTGCCGACCGGGTCGTCGCTCGGCGTCTCGGCGACGACTTCGCGATGACGGTGTGGGCGCACGGCACCTCCGACCACGAGAACCGCTACTCCCATGTCGACGAGGAACTGCTGCTCGACCTCTCGGCGCTCGACGAGCCCGAGCGCTCGAAGCTCATCGACCTCATGGTCAAGGCGATCGACCGGTCCTGCACGGTGGCGCGCAGCGTGCACGGCAGCATCGAACTCGAGACGACGATCGACGGCACGCCCGTCTGA
- the rpsG gene encoding 30S ribosomal protein S7, with product MPRKGPAPKRPVVADPVYGSPVVSQLVNKILVDGKKDLAQRIVYEALSNVAEKNGQDAVATLKKALDNVRPTLEVRSRRVGGSTYQVPVEVKPHRANTLALRWLTSYAKARREKTMTERLTNEILDASNGLGAAVKRREDTHKMAESNRAFAHYRW from the coding sequence ATGCCTCGTAAGGGACCCGCTCCGAAGCGCCCCGTCGTCGCCGACCCCGTCTACGGGTCGCCCGTCGTCAGCCAGCTCGTCAACAAGATCCTCGTCGACGGCAAGAAGGACCTCGCGCAGCGCATCGTCTACGAAGCGCTCTCGAACGTCGCCGAGAAGAACGGCCAGGATGCCGTCGCCACCCTGAAGAAGGCGCTCGACAACGTGCGCCCGACCCTCGAGGTGCGTTCGCGCCGCGTCGGCGGCTCGACCTACCAGGTCCCCGTCGAGGTCAAGCCCCACCGCGCCAACACCCTGGCCCTCCGCTGGCTCACCAGCTACGCCAAGGCTCGTCGCGAGAAGACGATGACCGAGCGTCTCACCAACGAGATCCTCGACGCCTCGAACGGCCTGGGTGCCGCGGTCAAGCGCCGCGAAGACACCCACAAGATGGCCGAGTCGAACCGCGCCTTCGCCCACTACCGCTGGTAG
- the fusA gene encoding elongation factor G: MAQDVLTDLNKVRNIGIMAHIDAGKTTTTERILFYTGVNHKIGETHDGASTTDWMEQEKERGITITSAAVTCYWNKNQINIIDTPGHVDFTVEVERSLRVLDGAVAVFDGKEGVEPQSETVWRQADKYDVPRICFVNKMDKLGADFYFTVDTIISRLGAKPLVLQLPIGSESAFEGVVDLVEMRALTWRGDAKGDVKMGAEYAIEEIPADLVDKAAEYRTALLEVVAETDDALMEKYFGGEELTVAEIKAAIRKLTVNSEIYPVLCGSAFKNRGVQPMLDAVIDYLPSPLDVPAIEAHDARDEEKIVMRHADASEPFTALAFKVAVHPFFGRLTYVRVYSGRLDSGAQVVNSTKGKKERIGKIFQMHANKEIPIDSVTAGNIYAVIGLKDTTTGDTLCDPNNQVVLESMTFPEPVIEVAIEPKTKADQEKLGTAIQKLAEEDPTFRTEQNQETGQTVIKGMGELHLDILVDRMKREFNVEANVGKPQVAYRETIKRAVEKHDYTHKKQTGGSGQFAKIQFAIEPLEIEGDKIYEFENKVTGGRIPREYIPSIDAGFRDAMQYGILAGYPMVGVKASILDGAAHDVDSSEMAFKIAGSMGFKEAARKANPVLLEPLMSVEVRTPEEYMGDVIGDLNSRRGQIQSMEDAAGVKVVRAHVPLSEMFGYIGDLRSKTSGRAVYSMEFQSYAEVPKAVADEIVQKNKGE; this comes from the coding sequence GTGGCACAAGACGTGCTCACCGACCTGAACAAGGTCCGCAACATCGGCATCATGGCGCACATCGATGCCGGCAAGACCACCACGACCGAGCGCATCCTGTTCTACACGGGCGTCAACCACAAGATCGGCGAGACCCACGACGGCGCCTCGACGACCGACTGGATGGAGCAGGAGAAGGAACGCGGCATCACGATCACGTCTGCCGCCGTGACCTGCTACTGGAACAAGAACCAGATCAACATCATCGACACCCCCGGCCACGTGGACTTCACGGTCGAGGTCGAGCGTTCGCTCCGCGTGCTCGATGGCGCGGTCGCCGTCTTCGACGGCAAGGAGGGCGTCGAGCCCCAGTCCGAGACCGTCTGGCGTCAGGCCGACAAGTACGACGTCCCGCGCATCTGCTTCGTCAACAAGATGGACAAGCTCGGCGCCGACTTCTACTTCACGGTCGACACCATCATCAGCCGCCTCGGCGCGAAGCCCCTCGTGCTGCAGCTCCCGATCGGTTCGGAGTCCGCATTCGAGGGCGTCGTCGACCTGGTCGAGATGCGTGCGCTCACGTGGCGCGGCGATGCCAAGGGTGACGTCAAGATGGGCGCCGAGTACGCCATCGAGGAGATCCCCGCCGACCTCGTCGACAAGGCCGCCGAGTACCGCACCGCGCTGCTCGAGGTCGTCGCCGAGACCGACGACGCGCTGATGGAGAAGTACTTCGGCGGCGAAGAGCTGACCGTGGCCGAGATCAAGGCCGCGATCCGCAAGCTCACCGTCAACTCCGAGATCTACCCCGTGCTCTGCGGTTCGGCGTTCAAGAACCGCGGCGTGCAGCCCATGCTCGACGCCGTCATCGACTACCTTCCGTCGCCGCTCGACGTGCCCGCCATCGAGGCGCACGACGCTCGTGACGAAGAGAAGATCGTCATGCGTCACGCCGACGCGTCGGAGCCGTTCACGGCCCTCGCGTTCAAGGTCGCGGTGCACCCGTTCTTCGGTCGCCTCACCTACGTGCGCGTCTACTCCGGTCGCCTCGACAGCGGCGCCCAGGTCGTCAACTCGACCAAGGGCAAGAAGGAGCGCATCGGCAAGATCTTCCAGATGCACGCCAACAAGGAGATCCCGATCGACTCGGTGACCGCCGGCAACATCTACGCGGTGATCGGCCTGAAGGACACCACCACCGGTGACACCCTCTGCGACCCGAACAACCAGGTCGTCCTCGAGTCGATGACCTTCCCCGAGCCCGTCATCGAGGTCGCCATCGAGCCGAAGACCAAGGCCGACCAGGAGAAGCTCGGCACGGCGATCCAGAAGCTCGCCGAAGAGGACCCGACCTTCCGCACCGAGCAGAACCAGGAGACCGGTCAGACGGTCATCAAGGGCATGGGCGAGCTCCACCTCGACATCCTGGTCGACCGCATGAAGCGCGAGTTCAACGTCGAGGCCAACGTGGGCAAGCCCCAGGTCGCGTACCGCGAGACGATCAAGCGCGCGGTCGAGAAGCACGACTACACCCACAAGAAGCAGACCGGTGGTTCCGGCCAGTTCGCGAAGATCCAGTTCGCGATCGAGCCGCTCGAGATCGAAGGCGACAAGATCTACGAGTTCGAGAACAAGGTCACCGGTGGCCGCATCCCGCGCGAGTACATTCCCTCGATCGATGCCGGTTTCCGCGATGCCATGCAGTACGGCATCCTCGCCGGATACCCGATGGTCGGCGTCAAGGCGTCGATCCTCGACGGTGCCGCCCACGACGTCGACTCCTCGGAGATGGCGTTCAAGATCGCCGGCTCGATGGGCTTCAAGGAAGCCGCTCGCAAGGCGAACCCCGTCCTGCTCGAACCGCTGATGTCCGTCGAGGTCCGTACTCCTGAGGAGTACATGGGCGACGTCATCGGCGACCTGAACTCGCGTCGCGGTCAGATCCAGTCCATGGAGGATGCCGCAGGCGTGAAGGTCGTGCGTGCGCACGTCCCGCTCTCGGAGATGTTCGGTTACATCGGCGACCTTCGGTCGAAGACCTCTGGTCGCGCGGTGTACTCGATGGAGTTCCAGAGCTACGCGGAGGTCCCGAAGGCTGTGGCCGACGAGATCGTCCAGAAGAACAAGGGCGAATAG
- a CDS encoding acyltransferase family protein, producing MAASPTPFVRSTVRPEIQALRALAVGAVVLHHGWPAVAPAGYMGVDVFFVVSGFLITGLLLRDAEQRGRITLRTFYLRRARRILPAAVTVLAVVSVLTIALVPQREWRSWFREIVASALYYENWQLAVDSQIPRRADLESTPVQHFWSLSVEEQFYLIWPLLLIVGIWFAARRGVGSRRVLLLLLGAVTAASFVHCIVLTVQNPAIAYFSTFTRMWEFGVGGLLALVAATPLRGHERLRAAVSLVGLVVIIVPIVTFRSPDIFPGAIVLAPVVGTLAVIWAGMPQLSWSPARLAALSPVQWMGDVSYSLYLWHWPIFMFVPYLTGMPSPPWLMVLLVAFSFVVAGLSKRYIEDPFRTPSHGLRARPAVVLGATGAVIALVVGAGVVAPGVAAERNVACSRSDRD from the coding sequence ATGGCAGCTTCCCCCACGCCATTCGTTCGATCGACGGTTCGCCCTGAGATTCAGGCTCTACGGGCGCTCGCCGTCGGAGCGGTCGTGCTCCACCACGGGTGGCCCGCCGTCGCACCGGCCGGATACATGGGCGTCGACGTGTTCTTCGTCGTCTCGGGTTTCCTGATCACCGGGCTCCTGCTGCGCGACGCGGAACAGCGCGGGCGCATCACGCTCCGCACCTTCTACCTCCGGCGGGCCCGCCGGATCCTGCCGGCCGCCGTGACGGTGCTCGCCGTGGTCTCGGTGCTCACGATCGCGCTCGTGCCCCAGCGGGAGTGGCGGTCGTGGTTCAGGGAGATCGTCGCGAGCGCGCTCTACTACGAGAACTGGCAGCTCGCGGTCGACTCCCAGATCCCGCGGCGGGCCGATCTCGAGTCGACGCCCGTGCAGCATTTCTGGTCGCTCTCGGTCGAGGAGCAGTTCTACCTCATCTGGCCGCTGCTGCTGATCGTCGGCATCTGGTTCGCCGCGCGCAGGGGAGTCGGTTCGCGTCGGGTGCTCCTGCTCCTGCTCGGCGCGGTCACCGCGGCGTCGTTCGTGCACTGCATCGTGCTGACCGTGCAGAACCCGGCCATCGCCTACTTCTCGACGTTCACGCGCATGTGGGAGTTCGGCGTCGGCGGGCTGCTCGCACTGGTCGCCGCGACCCCGCTTCGCGGCCACGAGCGCCTGCGTGCCGCCGTGTCGCTCGTCGGACTCGTGGTCATCATCGTGCCGATCGTGACGTTCCGATCGCCCGACATCTTCCCCGGTGCGATCGTGCTCGCGCCGGTGGTCGGCACGCTCGCCGTGATCTGGGCGGGCATGCCGCAGCTCTCCTGGTCGCCGGCGCGGCTCGCCGCGCTCTCGCCCGTGCAGTGGATGGGCGACGTCTCGTACTCGCTCTACCTCTGGCACTGGCCGATCTTCATGTTCGTGCCGTACCTCACCGGCATGCCGAGTCCACCGTGGCTGATGGTCCTGCTCGTGGCGTTCTCGTTCGTCGTCGCCGGCCTCTCGAAGCGGTACATCGAAGACCCGTTCCGCACACCGTCGCACGGCCTGCGCGCACGGCCGGCGGTCGTGCTCGGCGCCACCGGCGCCGTGATCGCCCTCGTCGTCGGAGCCGGGGTGGTGGCGCCGGGCGTCGCGGCCGAACGCAACGTCGCGTGCTCGCGCAGCGATCGCGACTGA
- a CDS encoding DUF6121 family protein → MDPRRTAWIVAAFAAALDLALVVCAYGFVSLFTGVEVVVDPEAGLFVAPAAIGASVIALLLTLAVTLRRPDRIWSSVLFSAVWTWLVFVVFSVGGFALASEGSTLLAALLFGLGFGIGWFGLLIPALAAVTAAFAVLVARGRDSGMERPKWPWERDEDE, encoded by the coding sequence TGGACCCACGCCGTACGGCCTGGATCGTCGCCGCCTTCGCCGCGGCGCTCGATCTCGCCCTCGTCGTCTGCGCGTACGGGTTCGTGAGCCTCTTCACGGGCGTCGAGGTGGTCGTCGACCCCGAGGCGGGGCTCTTCGTGGCACCGGCGGCGATCGGCGCATCCGTCATCGCACTGCTGCTCACGCTCGCCGTCACGCTCCGGCGTCCCGACCGCATCTGGTCGAGCGTCCTGTTCTCCGCGGTCTGGACGTGGCTCGTCTTCGTCGTCTTCTCGGTCGGCGGCTTCGCCCTCGCGAGCGAGGGCAGCACCCTGCTCGCCGCGCTGCTGTTCGGCCTCGGATTCGGAATCGGCTGGTTCGGTCTGCTCATTCCCGCGCTCGCCGCGGTGACCGCGGCCTTCGCCGTGCTCGTGGCGCGTGGTCGCGACTCCGGCATGGAGCGCCCGAAGTGGCCGTGGGAGCGCGACGAAGACGAGTGA
- the rpsJ gene encoding 30S ribosomal protein S10, with translation MAGQKIRIRLKSYDHEVIDTSARKIVDTVTRAGATVVGPVPLPTEKNVVCVIRSPHKYKDSREHFEMRTHKRLIDIVDPTPKAVDSLMRLDLPADVNIEIKL, from the coding sequence ATGGCGGGACAGAAGATCCGCATTCGACTGAAGTCGTATGACCACGAGGTCATCGACACCTCGGCGCGCAAGATCGTCGACACGGTGACCCGCGCGGGCGCCACGGTCGTCGGCCCCGTGCCGCTTCCGACGGAGAAGAACGTGGTGTGCGTCATCCGATCGCCCCACAAGTACAAGGACAGCCGCGAGCACTTCGAGATGCGCACCCACAAGCGTCTCATCGACATCGTGGACCCGACGCCCAAGGCCGTCGACTCGCTCATGCGACTCGACCTGCCGGCCGACGTCAACATCGAGATCAAGCTCTGA
- the rpsL gene encoding 30S ribosomal protein S12 has product MPTIQQLVRKGRSPKVTKTKAPALKANPQQRGVCTRVYTTTPKKPNSALRKVARVKLSNGTEVTAYIPGEGHNLQEHSMVLIRGGRVKDLPGVRYKIVRGALDTQAVKNRKQGRSKYGAKMEKK; this is encoded by the coding sequence GTGCCAACCATTCAGCAGTTGGTCCGCAAGGGCCGCTCGCCGAAGGTCACCAAGACCAAGGCTCCCGCCCTGAAGGCGAACCCCCAGCAGCGCGGCGTGTGCACGCGTGTGTACACCACCACCCCGAAGAAGCCGAACTCCGCGCTCCGCAAGGTCGCTCGTGTGAAGCTCTCCAACGGCACCGAGGTCACCGCCTACATCCCCGGTGAGGGCCACAACCTCCAGGAGCACTCGATGGTGCTCATCCGCGGTGGTCGTGTCAAGGACCTCCCCGGTGTGCGCTACAAGATCGTCCGCGGCGCGCTCGACACGCAGGCCGTGAAGAACCGCAAGCAGGGCCGCAGCAAGTACGGCGCGAAGATGGAGAAGAAGTAA
- the tuf gene encoding elongation factor Tu, which yields MAKAKFERTKPHVNIGTIGHVDHGKTTLTAAISKVLADKYPSATNVQRDFASIDSAPEERQRGITINISHVEYETPKRHYAHVDAPGHADYIKNMITGAAQMDGAILVVAATDGPMAQTREHVLLAKQVGVPYLLVALNKSDMVDDEEILELVELEVRELLSSQGFDGDNAPVVQVSGLKALEGDEKWVQSVLDLMNAVDESIPDPVRDKDKPFLMPVEDVFTITGRGTVVTGRAERGTLKINSEVEIVGIRPTQKTTVTGIEMFHKQLDEAWAGENCGLLLRGTKREDVERGQVVVAPGSVTPHTNFEGTAYILSKEEGGRHNPFYANYRPQFYFRTTDVTGVITLPEGTEMVMPGDTTDMTVELIQPIAMEEGLGFAIREGGRTVGAGTVTKIVK from the coding sequence GTGGCTAAGGCCAAGTTCGAGCGGACCAAGCCGCACGTCAACATCGGAACGATCGGTCACGTCGACCACGGCAAGACCACGCTCACCGCAGCGATCTCGAAGGTGCTCGCCGACAAGTACCCGTCGGCCACCAACGTGCAGCGCGACTTCGCGTCGATCGACTCCGCTCCCGAAGAGCGCCAGCGCGGCATCACGATCAACATCTCGCACGTCGAGTACGAGACGCCGAAGCGCCACTACGCGCACGTCGACGCCCCGGGTCACGCCGACTACATCAAGAACATGATCACCGGTGCGGCTCAGATGGACGGCGCGATCCTCGTGGTCGCGGCGACCGACGGCCCGATGGCGCAGACGCGCGAGCACGTGCTGCTCGCCAAGCAGGTCGGCGTGCCGTACCTGCTCGTCGCGCTCAACAAGTCCGACATGGTCGACGACGAGGAGATCCTCGAGCTCGTCGAGCTCGAGGTTCGCGAGCTGCTCTCGAGCCAGGGCTTCGACGGCGACAACGCTCCCGTCGTGCAGGTCTCGGGCCTCAAGGCGCTCGAGGGCGACGAGAAGTGGGTCCAGTCGGTCCTCGACCTCATGAACGCCGTCGACGAGTCGATCCCCGACCCCGTGCGCGACAAGGACAAGCCCTTCCTCATGCCGGTCGAGGACGTCTTCACGATCACCGGTCGTGGAACCGTCGTCACGGGCCGCGCCGAGCGTGGCACGCTGAAGATCAACTCCGAGGTCGAGATCGTCGGCATCCGCCCGACGCAGAAGACCACGGTCACCGGTATCGAGATGTTCCACAAGCAGCTCGACGAGGCATGGGCCGGCGAGAACTGCGGTCTGCTCCTTCGCGGCACCAAGCGCGAAGACGTGGAGCGCGGCCAGGTCGTCGTCGCACCCGGCTCGGTCACCCCGCACACGAACTTCGAGGGCACCGCGTACATCCTCTCCAAGGAGGAAGGCGGGCGTCACAACCCGTTCTACGCGAACTACCGTCCGCAGTTCTACTTCCGCACCACCGACGTCACCGGCGTCATCACGCTGCCCGAGGGCACCGAGATGGTCATGCCCGGCGACACCACCGACATGACGGTTGAGCTGATCCAGCCCATCGCCATGGAAGAGGGCCTCGGCTTCGCCATCCGTGAGGGTGGACGCACCGTGGGTGCCGGTACGGTCACCAAGATCGTCAAGTAG